One Oryzomonas sagensis DNA segment encodes these proteins:
- the argH gene encoding argininosuccinate lyase, protein MSKDKLWGGRFTQPTDKFVEEFTASIQFDKRLYHQDIRGSIAHARMLGKQGIIPMEDVEQIVHGLQQILQQIEAGEFDFSIALEDIHMNIEARLSAKIGEAGKRLHTGRSRNDQVALDIRLYLRDEIVEIATYLDLLIDALLGQAEANLDVIMPGFTHLQTAQPILFSHHLMAYVEMLKRDKGRMEDCLKRVNVLPLGAGALAGTTFPIDREYVAEQLNFPAITRNSLDSVSDRDFALEFLAASSILMMHLSRFSEELILWSTSEFRFIELSDGFCTGSSIMPQKKNPDVPELVRGKTGRVYGNLMALLTVMKSLPLAYNKDMQEDKEPLFDTIDTVKGSLKIFADMIREMRVNGETMRRAAGYGFSTATDVADYLVRKGLPFRDAHEVVGKAVAYCVENEMDITELSLAEWQLFSAKVDNDIFAAITVEASVNARNVPGGTARARVESEIRAAREGK, encoded by the coding sequence ATGTCCAAAGACAAGCTGTGGGGCGGCCGCTTCACCCAGCCCACCGATAAGTTCGTCGAGGAGTTTACCGCCTCGATCCAGTTCGACAAGCGCCTCTACCATCAGGATATCCGGGGCTCCATCGCCCATGCCCGCATGCTGGGCAAGCAGGGGATCATCCCCATGGAGGATGTGGAGCAGATCGTCCACGGCCTACAGCAGATCCTGCAACAGATCGAGGCCGGCGAGTTCGACTTTTCCATCGCCTTGGAAGACATCCACATGAATATCGAGGCCAGGCTCTCCGCCAAGATCGGCGAGGCGGGCAAACGCCTGCATACCGGCCGCTCGCGCAACGATCAGGTGGCCCTGGATATCCGCCTCTACCTGCGGGACGAGATCGTGGAGATCGCCACCTATCTGGACCTGCTGATCGACGCCCTGTTGGGGCAGGCCGAGGCGAACCTGGATGTGATCATGCCCGGCTTCACCCACCTGCAGACCGCCCAGCCGATCCTGTTCAGCCACCACCTGATGGCCTACGTGGAGATGCTCAAACGCGACAAGGGGCGCATGGAGGATTGCCTGAAACGGGTCAATGTCCTCCCCCTGGGGGCGGGCGCCCTGGCCGGCACCACCTTCCCCATCGACCGGGAGTACGTGGCCGAGCAACTGAACTTCCCCGCCATTACCCGCAACTCCCTGGACTCGGTCTCGGACCGGGATTTCGCCCTGGAGTTCCTGGCCGCGTCGTCGATCCTGATGATGCACCTGTCCCGTTTTTCCGAGGAGTTGATCCTCTGGTCCACCAGCGAGTTCAGGTTCATCGAGCTGTCGGACGGCTTCTGCACCGGTTCGTCCATCATGCCCCAGAAGAAGAACCCGGACGTGCCCGAACTGGTCCGGGGCAAGACCGGCAGGGTCTACGGCAACCTGATGGCGCTTTTGACGGTGATGAAGTCGCTGCCGCTGGCCTACAACAAGGACATGCAGGAGGACAAGGAGCCGCTTTTCGACACCATCGACACGGTCAAGGGGAGCCTCAAGATCTTTGCCGACATGATCAGGGAGATGCGGGTCAACGGGGAGACCATGCGCCGTGCCGCCGGTTACGGTTTTTCCACCGCCACCGACGTGGCCGACTACCTGGTGCGCAAGGGGCTGCCCTTCCGCGACGCCCACGAGGTGGTGGGGAAGGCGGTGGCCTACTGTGTGGAGAACGAGATGGACATCACCGAGCTCTCCCTGGCCGAGTGGCAACTGTTTTCGGCCAAGGTCGACAATGATATCTTCGCGGCCATCACCGTCGAGGCCAGCGTCAATGCCCGCAATGTCCCCGGCGGCACCGCCAGGGCGCGGGTCGAGAGCGAAATTCGCGCCGCGCGAGAGGGAAAGTAG